In a single window of the Gossypium hirsutum isolate 1008001.06 chromosome A13, Gossypium_hirsutum_v2.1, whole genome shotgun sequence genome:
- the LOC107893999 gene encoding putative clathrin assembly protein At1g03050, protein MAPSRLKKAIGRVKDQTRIGLAKVGGTTSLSDLDVAIVKATRHEEQPADERYIREIICITSYSRAYIIACVNTMSRRLNKTKSWTVALKTLLLIHRLLNEGDPAYQQEIFFSTRRGTRILNLSDFRDTSRYRSWDFSAFVRTYALYLDEKLEYNIQDRRGEKTKTATIANENKEEENNEKESGAKSSHFRDMKTEQIFTTLQQLQQLLERFLACRPIGAAKCNRVVTVALYQIVKESFQLYYDKTEILSIFIDRLMELDLAESLQVYDIFCRQGKQFDELDNFYSWCKSVGIGRSSDYPDIEKITQKKLDLVDELMRDKKLEAKKVEDDLPKDDLEPEVKESEVVEEEDMNAIKELPALEEEVEEAPVAKGLEKEEKDESQAIVLQQVVDLLNLGDDVVSSKDQAEKFALALFDGGVSVGPPAGLGWDAFKDEADWESALIQSTSNLNHQKASLGGGFDMLMLDGMYQHGRMASQGMAATGSASSVAFGSAGRPAALALPAPPSSNGKNTSDSDPFMASLTVAPPPYVQMSDTGKKQKLLAEEQAMWEQYKRNGMQGHVGMEKLQASPYSQGGHGY, encoded by the exons ATGGCTCCAAGCAGGCTAAAAAAAGCCATTGGGCGTGTCAAAGATCAAACCAGGATAGGCCTAGCCAAAGTTGGTGGCACCACCTCATTGTCGGACCTTGATGTCGCCATCGTTAAGGCGACGAGGCATGAAGAACAGCCTGCCGACGAGCGATACATTCGAGAAATCATATGCATAACGTCGTATTCGCGCGCCTACATCATTGCATGCGTCAACACGATGTCTAGGCGGCTCAACAAGACCAAGAGTTGGACGGTTGCGTTGAAGACTCTATTGTTGATCCATCGGCTACTGAATGAAGGCGATCCAGCGTATCAACAAGAGATTTTCTTTTCGACAAGGCGTGGGACTCGGATCCTTAACTTGTCAGATTTCCGCGACACTTCGCGGTACCGTTCGTGGGACTTCTCAGCGTTTGTGCGTACTTATGCACTTTACCTTGACGAAAAATTGGAGTACAATATTCAAGATAGGCGCGGGGAAAAGACTAAGACAGCGACCATAGCGAATGAAAATAAAGAGGAAGAGAACAACGAGAAGGAAAGTGGAGCTAAATCATCGCACTTTCGAGATATGAAGACGGAGCAAATATTTACAACGTTGCAACAGTTGCAACAGTTGCTTGAACGATTCTTAGCCTGCCGACCAATAG GAGCGGCAAAGTGCAACAGGGTGGTGACTGTGGCGCTTTACCAAATAGTGAAAGAAAGTTTCCAGTTATATTACGACAAAACTGAAATACTGTCTATTTTTATCGACCGCTTAATGGAGCTAGATCTTGCTGAATCCCTTCAAGTTTATGATATATTTTGCCGTCAAGGCAAGCAATTCGATGAGCTCGATAACTTCTATTCCTGGTGTAAAAGTGTCGGCATTGGACGCTCTTCTGATTATCCTGATATTGAGAAAATCACGCAAAAGAAACTCGATCTCGTCGATGAATTAATGCGTGATAAGAAATTGGAAGCAAAAAAAGTCGAGGATGATTTACCTAAGGATGACCTGGAGCCGGAAGTTAAAGAATCAGAAGTGGTTGAAGAAGAAGATATGAATGCCATTAAGGAGTTGCCGGCGCTGGAAGAGGAAGTCGAGGAAGCACCTGTTGCGAAAGGATtagagaaagaagagaaagatgaatCCCAAGCCATAGTTTTGCAACAAGTGGTTGATTTGTTGAATCTAGGAGATGATGTGGTGTCGAGCAAGGATCAAGCAGAGAAATTCGCATTGGCTTTATTCGATGGCGGTGTGTCAGTCGGGCCTCCAGCGGGACTTGGCTGGGATGCTTTCAAGGACGAAGCTGATTGGGAATCGGCCTTGATTCAATCAACAAGCAATCTCAATCATCAGAAAGCAAGTCTCGGAGGTGGATTCGATATGTTGATGCTCGATGGAATGTATCAACATGGCCGAATGGCTTCGCAAGGTATGGCAGCAACCGGAAGCGCGAGCAGCGTCGCATTTGGATCAGCCGGGAGACCGGCTGCATTGGCATTGCCAGCTCCACCTTCGTCCAATGGGAAGAACACAAGCGACAGTGATCCGTTCATGGCATCACTCACCGTGGCACCGCCGCCGTACGTACAAATGTCAGACACGGGGAAGAAGCAAAAGCTTTTGGCAGAGGAACAAGCAATGTGGGAGCAATACAAAAGGAACGGAATGCAAGGACATGTTGGAATGGAGAAATTACAAGCATCTCCTTACAGTCAAGGAGGGCATGGCTATTGA